The genomic segment CAAGTGGTGATTTCTGCGGAAGTCACACTCGTTGAGACAACCACACAAGAACAGGGGGGGGCTGCGGGAGGCTTGTTTGCATTGAGTATTCTGATGTTTACAATGACAGTGGTAAGAAAACGCCCTGCATAGGCAGGGCGTTGAATTACTTAGAGCTTTGCTATTTACAGGCGCTCGATAACTGCTTGTGTGAAGTCAGTTGTACCGTGGTTGCCACCCAGATCGCGTGTTGTACGGTCACCAGATTTGATAACGTCAGCAACTGCATTGCGGATCTTATCAGCAGTCTCACCCATATCCAGATATTCAAGCATTTGAATAGACGCCAGGATGACAGAAGTCGGGTTTGCCAGGTTTTTACCCGCGATATCTGGAGCACTACCGTGTACAGCTTCAAAAATAGCAGCGTTTTCACCGATGTTTGCGCCTGGAGCCATGCCCAGTCCACCCACCAGACCAGCACACAGGTCAGAAATAATGTCACCAAACAGGTTAGTAGTGACAACAACATCGAATTCTTCTGGTGTCATAACCAGTTTCATGCAAGTTGCATCGACGATCATTTCAGCTGATTCAATTTCAGGATAACGTTCACCAACTTCACGTGCCACTTTCAGGAATAGGCCAGAAGTAGATTTAAGGATGTTAGCTTTATGAACCGCAGTTACCTTTTTACGGCCTTCACGCTGGGCTAGTTCGTACGCAAAGGTAACGATTTTTTCTGCGCCTTCACGCGTGATTTTAGACATTGCTTCAGCTTCGCTACCGTCTTCAGAGACAACCTGACCCAGGCCAGAGTACATACCCTGTGTGTTCTCACGCACTGTGATGATATCAATGTCGTCGTAACGTGCTTTAGTGCCTTCGAAAGACTTAACTGGACGAACGTTTGCATATAAGCCGAAGTGCTTACGCAATGTTACGTTAATTGAGGTAAAGCCTTCACCAACAGGGGTCGTAAGTGGGCCTTTAAGAGTAATTTTGTTGCGTTCAATGGCTTCCAACGTTTCAGGAGGCAGTAGCTCACCGGTTTTTTCCAGTGCAGCTAGTCCCGCGTCAACGTACTCATAATCGAATTCACAACCAGCAGCATTCAAGATTTCAATTGCTGAGTCGATGATGCTTGGACCGATGCCGTCGCCACGGATCACCGTGATAGTTTGCTTAGCCATTTATGTTTCCTTTATCAAAAGTAAATTTACATCTAAGAACAGATCTAACTAGTGTAGTTGACCTTTTCTGTGATGTTAGATCGCTTGAAAATTTAAGCGCGTTTTATAGCAATTTATTCATTTATATTCCAGTAAGGAATGAATAAAAGGCATAAATTCAGTGAATACCCGAAATGCATGTTATTTATCGGGTAAATATCAGTCAATTAAATTGTATAAGCCGATCGACTGAAGGTGTGTCATCAGGGTGTCAAGATTGGTCCAGTCATGCAACCTGGCTTGTTCTTCCAACACCTGTCTTTGCCAGGCTGAGGTTTTGAAATTTGAGTCGCAGATCAACAAGGTTAATATCTTAACAGCAGTAAAGGTCAGCGCCAGGCCTGATAATTTTGATTTACGAGATAATTCAGACTGTTCAAACGCGCGGTGGGCTTCACTGGATGCAAAATGGTTATGAAAGTAATGTTTGAATTCCTCTTCACTGAATGCCCCAAAGCCAAATAACTGTGCCAATGAAACAGGGTGAGTACTATCAGTTGAATCGAGTGCAAAGGGAAATCGTTTTATGTCTACACTGTGTCGCTTGAGCATAAATGCGACAGCGGCACTAACCGGAGAGAGGATGTTCTCATAATGATGGCCATAATTTTGTTGTACAAGTGCAGCCAGTACCTGAGCAAATAATTGATACTTGTGCCAAATATCTTTAGCAAAAGGGTGCTTAAGTTGCACTATTAATTGCTCCACCAATACCCGCTGGCAGAGTAAGGCCGCAGCGTCCAGGCCCACCATAGTGAGACAATGTCTTAGGTTTGCGCCTTTTTGCGCTTCTCGGTTGTAGAGTCTTGCCGCTTGCGCTAAAGCAGTTTCAATTTCTGGAAATGGGGCGATTGTTTTTTCGATAGCTCTGAAACTACCAAAGTTTGCGCCCCCAAGCTGTTCTACCACATGCAGCGCTTCGGTCATCTGATCTGATGATGTAGCCAGCGGCTGGGGCGGGATACGTGACCATACTCGATAAAGTAGCTGTGAGTCGGACGCTTTTAACATATGGTAGCGTTGCTGGTAACGCCTCTGCGTTTTGATCAGGCGGGTGATTTTGCCTGACTGCATAATCGCAAGTATTGCATGGTTCTCTTCCTCACAAAGCAAAAGTGCCTGATGATCCGGATGGCGTTGCACAGCACCTGCCGGATAAGCATCAAGTTGCCTGGCAAGTAGCTGCAAACTGGTTTGCAAAAAAGTGTGGGTATTATTCAGATACAGTTGCTTAATAACAGCTGGCAGGGAAGCTCGCTGACTCTTTTTCATCAATGCAACAGATATCTGGGTCGCAATCGCTACGAGTAATGTAACATTGTCATACAAAGGTGTGGCGCGCTTGCGACTGATAGACAGCTCATAGCTAGATAGCCTTGCGAGGATCCGGGTTACCTGAGGAGACTGTATTTGTCCGGCACTGAGTACTTTAACCGCCAGTTGATGGCGCAGCCTGAGTTTTTTCGATTCGATATTTGATAACGGCTTATCAGAGGCGACCTTGTCATATTCGCGACTGGCGCACAATACACTGGCAAAGCTTGCGACCAAAAGTTCATGGATCATGTGCTCTGTATAACCATGGGCATAGCCAAGCATACACAGCAATATTGACTGCTTAACGAGTACGTTAGTTGAATGTCTGTATGGGGTTGCGACAAAGTGCAAATGGGCGTGCAAGGCATTCGGTGCCTGGCGGTATAAACAGGTGTATTGCTCTGCGAGCTGTGCTAGCGTGACATCAATTTTGGGCCAGCTTTGCTTGTCGTAATACAAGGACAATACTGACTCAGACTGAGTCAGGAGTTTATGCAGCTGTCTTGCGATATCCTCATTGACAGTCATTAAAAAGCCTTGTCGTACGCCACAATTGCGCCAGCTCCCCAAAGTGTAAGCTGACCGTTCTCAAACAGTAATCCGGTACATTCATCTTGCGTGGTGATCCCATCCGGTTTGACTAGTTGTGTTCTGTAAAAGACGATTTGCAGGACGCGATCATCCTGAGACTTAACATAGGTCAGATCAGGGCTGCCAAGTGTTTCTAAAACTTCATCTAGCTCGACAGCCATGTCGGGCTTGAGCTTGCTGATATAACGTTTGTTAAAGGCTTCTCTGTCTTGCCAGATCATGGCCTGAGGATCATCTTTATAGAAATTAATGACCAGATACACTATGACCCCATATACAGCAAGGCCAAGAAAAACGTATTGTAAAACCTTTTTAATCATTGAAATGCACCAAAAACTCCCAAAGCTAGCGTAACGGAAGCGCTTAACCGGAACAAGCTATTTGCGCTCAATCACTCTCAGCTGACTTAAATTAAAGCCAAGATTGATGTCAGTTTGTAGTGAAACGAGTGTTTTACTTAAAATAAAGTCATCCAGGCCTTGTTCTAGCTTGCGCCGAGTTGTTGCAGAGAGGCTCGATGCA from the Pseudoalteromonas sp. R3 genome contains:
- a CDS encoding DUF3192 domain-containing protein; the encoded protein is MIKKVLQYVFLGLAVYGVIVYLVINFYKDDPQAMIWQDREAFNKRYISKLKPDMAVELDEVLETLGSPDLTYVKSQDDRVLQIVFYRTQLVKPDGITTQDECTGLLFENGQLTLWGAGAIVAYDKAF
- a CDS encoding isocitrate dehydrogenase, coding for MAKQTITVIRGDGIGPSIIDSAIEILNAAGCEFDYEYVDAGLAALEKTGELLPPETLEAIERNKITLKGPLTTPVGEGFTSINVTLRKHFGLYANVRPVKSFEGTKARYDDIDIITVRENTQGMYSGLGQVVSEDGSEAEAMSKITREGAEKIVTFAYELAQREGRKKVTAVHKANILKSTSGLFLKVAREVGERYPEIESAEMIVDATCMKLVMTPEEFDVVVTTNLFGDIISDLCAGLVGGLGMAPGANIGENAAIFEAVHGSAPDIAGKNLANPTSVILASIQMLEYLDMGETADKIRNAVADVIKSGDRTTRDLGGNHGTTDFTQAVIERL